The following proteins are co-located in the Pontiella desulfatans genome:
- a CDS encoding IS110 family transposase, with protein sequence MQTTKANALYAGADLHGNNVFLSLCDQEGNTVFRKRVKANLAAVNAALDPFWDRIVALGVESTFNWYWFVDGLREKDRNVKLGNPAKMEQYKGIKITNDLTDADWLSEQLRLGIFPESYIYSCAVGHRCC encoded by the coding sequence ATGCAAACGACCAAAGCAAATGCACTATACGCAGGTGCCGACCTGCATGGAAACAATGTTTTCCTCTCCCTTTGTGATCAGGAGGGGAACACGGTGTTCCGCAAACGCGTGAAAGCGAACCTTGCGGCCGTCAATGCTGCGCTCGACCCGTTCTGGGATCGGATCGTGGCGCTGGGCGTAGAATCGACCTTTAACTGGTACTGGTTCGTCGATGGACTTCGCGAGAAAGACCGTAATGTAAAGCTGGGCAACCCGGCGAAGATGGAGCAGTACAAGGGGATCAAGATCACTAACGATCTGACGGATGCGGACTGGCTGTCCGAGCAGCTCCGGCTGGGTATCTTTCCGGAAAGCTACATCTATTCGTGCGCCGTCGGACACAGGTGCTGCTGA
- a CDS encoding transposase — protein sequence MRRRTQVLLSFGGLLERYGLDAPGARKLEQWTLKDIQATGLDEFVQLQLETLLEAIRESDRLAKKVEQQVLAVAKPTKQYRRAQQVPGIGVALGMLVALESGDFSRFKSAGDYASYCRAVKSECSSNGKKKGKNNAKNGNRYLAWAFVEAATYAARFNPRIHAWYERKKRTSGVPKAKKALACKLAKAMWHVMNGKDFDEKLMFG from the coding sequence GTGCGCCGTCGGACACAGGTGCTGCTGAGCTTCGGCGGCCTGCTCGAACGCTATGGCCTGGATGCTCCGGGTGCGCGCAAGTTGGAACAGTGGACATTAAAAGATATTCAGGCCACCGGACTCGACGAATTCGTTCAGCTTCAGCTCGAAACCCTGCTTGAAGCCATCCGTGAGTCGGATCGCCTGGCGAAAAAGGTCGAGCAGCAGGTGCTGGCAGTCGCAAAACCGACAAAGCAATACCGACGGGCGCAGCAGGTTCCGGGAATCGGGGTTGCGCTGGGAATGCTTGTCGCCCTTGAGAGCGGGGATTTCAGCCGCTTCAAAAGCGCGGGCGACTACGCCTCCTACTGCCGGGCGGTAAAAAGTGAATGCAGTTCGAACGGAAAAAAGAAGGGTAAAAACAACGCGAAGAACGGCAACCGTTATCTCGCATGGGCATTCGTTGAGGCCGCAACCTATGCCGCGCGCTTCAACCCGCGCATCCACGCCTGGTACGAACGTAAAAAAAGAACGAGCGGCGTGCCGAAGGCGAAAAAAGCGCTGGCCTGCAAGTTGGCCAAGGCGATGTGGCATGTAATGAACGGAAAGGATTTTGATGAAAAGCTGATGTTTGGATAA
- a CDS encoding KAP family P-loop NTPase fold protein, whose product MGKAIMTFDDFDKFGLKEFADQLTLYLEVESKFVEGSFVLSLNSEFGSGKTTFLEMWKNDLEGKEDPPHIVLLNAWESDFQGDALLAIVSGLISGLRLDEEKKADQLKETTGKLGKFALSIGNDVVKKFTGIDAIKAGERAESTEAVGIGHACFEVYRERQKLFDELKVLLTKLAEDSDKHIIVIVDELDRCRPDYAVEFLETIKHFFDIQGFSFVLGVDKHHLASSVKSMFGQDLKFEEYYRKYAHRNVSLPVHVVSKQDKFCSKMMIEYFSPNAFAVKSKSSFAEFDRSMATVGMELYKGLPLNARQLHEFARVVTHAIAVAHDSNSGRMMWGFKYGTLFLVGLSMVDEGMYHRLGKGHLPIGEMTNWLEEKNLGNADGKRRRFWWASLIFLGAYCNVGNEVLMTEFKALGSWSEDDGDQEAFDQKLQEYRKAYDSFGDM is encoded by the coding sequence ATGGGTAAAGCAATCATGACATTTGATGATTTCGATAAATTCGGATTGAAGGAATTCGCCGACCAACTGACTCTATATCTCGAAGTCGAATCCAAGTTCGTTGAGGGCAGTTTTGTACTGAGCCTGAATAGTGAGTTCGGGAGCGGCAAGACAACCTTCCTTGAAATGTGGAAAAATGATCTTGAGGGGAAGGAAGACCCTCCACACATTGTTCTGTTGAATGCATGGGAGTCTGATTTTCAGGGGGATGCACTGTTGGCAATAGTTTCAGGCTTGATATCTGGTTTGAGACTGGATGAAGAGAAGAAAGCAGACCAGTTGAAGGAGACGACAGGGAAGTTGGGGAAGTTCGCCCTTTCAATCGGCAACGATGTCGTTAAGAAATTTACAGGAATTGACGCTATCAAAGCAGGTGAGAGGGCTGAGTCAACAGAGGCTGTTGGCATTGGTCATGCATGCTTTGAGGTGTATCGGGAGCGGCAGAAGCTTTTCGATGAATTAAAGGTGCTGTTGACCAAGTTAGCCGAAGACTCGGATAAGCACATTATAGTCATCGTTGATGAGTTGGATCGTTGCCGCCCTGATTACGCTGTCGAGTTCTTGGAGACCATAAAACATTTCTTCGATATCCAAGGATTCAGCTTTGTGCTGGGCGTAGATAAGCACCATCTAGCCTCCTCTGTAAAAAGCATGTTTGGGCAAGATCTGAAGTTTGAAGAATACTATCGGAAGTATGCTCATCGAAATGTCTCTCTGCCCGTTCATGTGGTTTCCAAGCAAGATAAGTTCTGTTCGAAAATGATGATCGAGTATTTCTCTCCAAATGCATTTGCCGTGAAATCCAAAAGCTCGTTTGCCGAATTTGACAGATCAATGGCAACGGTTGGAATGGAGCTATACAAAGGACTACCTCTTAATGCCCGACAATTGCATGAATTTGCACGGGTTGTTACTCATGCTATAGCTGTTGCACATGATTCGAATAGCGGCAGGATGATGTGGGGATTTAAATATGGAACCCTGTTTTTGGTTGGGTTGTCCATGGTTGATGAAGGCATGTACCACCGTCTAGGAAAAGGGCATTTGCCCATAGGGGAAATGACGAACTGGCTTGAAGAAAAAAATCTGGGCAATGCGGACGGTAAGCGGCGACGCTTTTGGTGGGCATCTTTAATCTTTCTAGGGGCATATTGTAATGTGGGAAATGAGGTTCTAATGACTGAGTTCAAGGCATTGGGCTCGTGGTCAGAAGACGATGGAGACCAAGAAGCTTTTGACCAAAAACTGCAAGAGTATAGGAAAGCGTATGACTCATTCGGCGACATGTAG
- a CDS encoding YifB family Mg chelatase-like AAA ATPase, translating to MLSQVNSGAVVGIEAYPVEIEVNAGHGEPKVVIVGLPDAAVKESSDRVWTALINSGFRPPMGRTTINLAPADMKKEGPSFDLPIALGIIAALDDMNADLLPRICVVGELALSGAVRKVRGILPITLMARNAGLKAIMVPVENAEEAAVVDGIKVFPVRNLREAADFLNQDKKIDPYHLDIQSVFEANSLYEDDFSDVKGQEFAKRAVEVGISGGHNLLLLGPPGTGKSMLAKRIPSILPSMSLDEALETTKIHSITGSLKSHQALVATRPFHSPHHTISDAGLLGGGTNPMPGAVSMAHNGVLFLDELPEFQRSVLEVMRQPLEDGEVTIARAAASVTYPCRFMLVAAMNPCPCGYQTDPKRECRCSPTQIARYRSKISGPLLDRIDIHVEVPAISYEQITKLEKGEPSSAIRKRVVRAREIQQERYKNQPGTHCNANMRSKTLHQICRMESDAEQILRAAMSDLNFSARAYDRILKVARTIADLAAAETIQPHHISEAIQYRTLDRQLWV from the coding sequence ATGCTTTCACAGGTCAATTCTGGTGCGGTGGTTGGGATCGAGGCCTATCCGGTCGAGATCGAGGTCAACGCCGGGCATGGCGAGCCCAAGGTCGTGATTGTTGGCCTGCCCGATGCCGCCGTGAAGGAAAGCTCCGACCGCGTCTGGACGGCGCTCATCAATTCCGGCTTCCGCCCGCCGATGGGCCGCACCACCATCAACCTCGCCCCGGCCGACATGAAAAAGGAGGGGCCGAGCTTCGACCTCCCCATTGCGCTGGGCATCATCGCCGCGCTCGACGACATGAATGCCGACCTGCTCCCACGTATTTGCGTGGTCGGCGAACTTGCGCTCAGCGGCGCCGTGCGCAAGGTGCGCGGTATTTTGCCGATCACCCTCATGGCGCGCAACGCCGGACTCAAGGCCATCATGGTTCCGGTTGAAAATGCCGAGGAAGCCGCCGTGGTGGATGGCATCAAGGTCTTTCCCGTCCGCAACCTGCGCGAAGCCGCCGACTTCCTCAACCAGGACAAGAAGATCGATCCCTACCACCTCGACATCCAATCCGTCTTCGAGGCCAACAGCCTCTACGAGGACGACTTTTCCGATGTGAAGGGGCAGGAGTTTGCAAAACGCGCCGTCGAGGTTGGCATTTCCGGAGGGCATAATCTGCTTCTGCTGGGCCCGCCCGGCACCGGCAAGAGCATGCTCGCCAAACGCATCCCCTCCATCCTTCCATCCATGTCGCTCGACGAGGCCTTGGAAACCACCAAGATCCACAGCATAACCGGATCGCTGAAGTCGCACCAGGCGTTGGTGGCCACCCGCCCGTTCCACTCGCCGCACCACACCATTTCCGATGCCGGCCTGCTCGGGGGCGGCACCAATCCCATGCCCGGCGCCGTCAGCATGGCGCACAACGGCGTGTTGTTCCTCGACGAGCTGCCCGAGTTCCAGCGCAGCGTCCTCGAAGTGATGCGCCAGCCGCTCGAGGACGGCGAAGTCACCATCGCCCGCGCCGCCGCCAGCGTCACCTATCCCTGCCGCTTCATGCTCGTGGCCGCCATGAACCCATGCCCGTGCGGCTACCAGACCGACCCCAAGCGCGAATGCCGCTGCTCGCCCACGCAGATTGCCCGCTACCGCTCCAAGATATCCGGCCCGCTGCTCGACCGCATCGACATCCACGTCGAAGTCCCCGCCATCTCCTACGAGCAAATCACCAAGCTCGAAAAGGGGGAACCCTCCTCCGCCATCCGCAAGCGGGTCGTCCGCGCCCGCGAAATCCAGCAGGAGCGCTACAAGAACCAACCCGGCACCCATTGCAACGCCAACATGCGCAGCAAGACCCTCCACCAAATCTGCCGCATGGAATCCGACGCCGAGCAAATCCTCCGCGCTGCCATGTCCGACCTCAACTTCAGCGCCCGCGCCTACGACCGCATCCTAAAAGTCGCCCGCACCATCGCCGACCTCGCCGCCGCCGAAACCATCCAACCCCACCACATTTCCGAGGCCATCCAATACCGCACCCTCGACCGGCAGCTTTGGGTTTGA